One Vibrio campbellii CAIM 519 = NBRC 15631 = ATCC 25920 genomic window carries:
- a CDS encoding OmpH family outer membrane protein: protein MNKMIKAAGLGLLVLSSSMFANAAEAAQKIAYVNTAQVFQALPQREVVLQKMQKDFKSKADELKSIQAQAKTKIEKLQRDGELLGQDEVEKLRIDIAKLDSEYKVKAQALEKASARREAEEKAKLFKTIQDAVKKVATKKGYDMVIDISSLQYGKPEYNISEDVIKALK, encoded by the coding sequence TTGAATAAAATGATCAAAGCAGCTGGCCTAGGCCTTCTAGTACTTAGCTCTTCAATGTTTGCTAACGCGGCTGAAGCTGCTCAGAAAATTGCTTATGTAAATACTGCTCAAGTTTTCCAAGCGCTTCCTCAACGCGAAGTAGTTCTACAAAAAATGCAGAAAGACTTTAAGAGCAAAGCAGACGAGCTGAAATCTATCCAAGCGCAAGCTAAGACTAAGATTGAAAAGCTACAACGTGATGGTGAGCTTCTAGGTCAAGACGAAGTTGAAAAACTACGTATCGACATCGCTAAACTAGACAGCGAATACAAAGTGAAGGCACAAGCTCTAGAGAAAGCAAGTGCACGTCGCGAAGCTGAAGAGAAAGCGAAGCTATTCAAGACTATCCAAGACGCAGTGAAGAAAGTAGCAACGAAGAAAGGTTACGATATGGTAATCGACATTTCTTCTCTTCAGTACGGTAAGCCAGAATACAACATCTCTGAAGACGTAATTAAAGCTCTAAAATAA
- the lpxD gene encoding UDP-3-O-(3-hydroxymyristoyl)glucosamine N-acyltransferase, giving the protein MKTLTLAELATISGGELFGDESLVVSRVAPMDKAQEGDVTFLSNPKYAKHLSECKATVVMVKADHKDQCVGNALVVADPYIAFARVVQAMDTTPKPADEIAPSAVIAADVKMGTNVTIGANAVIETGVELGDNVSIGAGCFIGKNAKLGNNTKLWANVTIYHEVSMGDDCLVQSGTVIGSDGFGYANDKGEWIKIPQLGSVRIGNRVEIGACTTIDRGALEDTIIEDNVILDNQLQIAHNVQIGYGTVMPGGTIVAGSTKIGKYCQIGGASVLNGHITIADGVAITGMGMVMRSIEEKGLYSSGIPLQTNREWRKTATRVHRIDEMNKRLKAVEKQLETKEES; this is encoded by the coding sequence ATGAAGACATTGACATTAGCCGAGTTGGCGACAATTTCCGGGGGTGAGCTATTTGGTGACGAGTCTCTCGTTGTAAGCCGCGTAGCTCCAATGGATAAAGCACAAGAAGGTGATGTGACCTTCTTGTCTAACCCAAAATACGCAAAACACCTTTCTGAGTGCAAAGCGACAGTTGTGATGGTGAAAGCCGATCACAAAGATCAATGTGTGGGTAACGCATTGGTTGTGGCTGACCCTTACATTGCTTTTGCTCGAGTAGTACAAGCAATGGACACCACTCCGAAGCCAGCTGACGAGATCGCACCAAGTGCCGTTATCGCAGCAGACGTGAAGATGGGTACTAACGTAACTATCGGTGCAAACGCAGTGATTGAAACGGGTGTAGAGCTGGGCGACAACGTAAGTATTGGCGCAGGTTGCTTTATCGGTAAAAACGCAAAGCTAGGTAACAACACCAAGCTTTGGGCTAATGTGACTATCTATCATGAAGTATCAATGGGTGATGACTGTCTAGTGCAATCTGGCACAGTCATTGGCTCTGATGGTTTCGGATACGCAAATGACAAAGGCGAGTGGATCAAAATCCCTCAGTTGGGTTCAGTGCGTATCGGTAACCGCGTTGAGATTGGTGCGTGTACGACGATTGACCGTGGTGCACTTGAAGATACCATCATTGAAGACAACGTAATTCTTGATAACCAACTTCAAATCGCTCATAACGTGCAGATCGGATATGGTACCGTGATGCCAGGTGGTACTATTGTTGCGGGCAGTACGAAAATTGGTAAGTACTGTCAGATCGGCGGCGCGTCGGTTCTGAATGGCCACATCACGATTGCAGATGGCGTAGCTATCACCGGTATGGGCATGGTTATGCGCAGTATCGAAGAGAAAGGTCTGTACTCATCAGGCATTCCACTGCAAACCAACCGAGAGTGGCGCAAGACGGCGACTCGAGTTCACCGCATTGACGAGATGAACAAACGTCTGAAAGCTGTTGAGAAACAGCTGGAAACGAAAGAAGAATCTTAG